In Thalassotalea sp. Sam97, a single window of DNA contains:
- a CDS encoding efflux RND transporter permease subunit: protein MIEMLVRNGRMLSLLVAIVLVSGLASLSMLPRTEDPSLENRFAVVITSYPGASAERVESLVTEKIEQRLRRIAEIDYIESTSRPEISVLRVKLKGSVAKGEPIFSLIRDQLADVENQLPAEASKPTLDEERTFAYTQLVALNWLASDQPDMLLLGRYAEELKSMLLLVRNTDIVQIHGKNQEQIQVELNQYQAALAGISTDHVVQAIRQADVKVPAGTLVNPANQMQIELTGALTSVDRIRNVPIRSNGTSPLLVGDVATVKRTLAQPLTKLAIVNGKPAIVIATRMLKGVRVDKWSEQVEQQLAAFKQSLPNSISLDVLFSQNDYTHTRLSELIDNIFIGFALIAVVLLVTLGLRAATIVTVSLPLTVLFTLSVMNFTGLPIHQMSVTGLVVALGIMVDNAIVMTDTVLQKKKHGINGLQAVIESVRHLWMPLLGSTLTTILAFMPIALMPGDAGEFISGIALSVIFALIGSYLISHTIVAGLSGRFLKVSSDKRVPQWLSQGIHLPALHKQFHRSLLFALTNPKRTIALVLLLPLCGFWLAGTLDEQFFPPSDRDMFHIEVYLSPQSSLRATQQLTEQISADLQQYSNIDHVRWFIGESAPSFYYNLIAAKDRMQNYAQAMITANDFVAANQLIPELQLALDKHYPQAKILVRKLEQGPPFNAPIEIRLFGPNLDTLKTLGDDLRRVFNQTDDVIHSRATLLAGTPKVWLRTDEATLNNQGLTLSDVARQLQTGLDGAVAGSVIESTESIPVVVSRPRTATQDVSDLYAFPIMNAEQAGFIPLSAVSGVSIEPSRGAIPHRNGRRVNVIEGYLRAGVLPSVALNKIKQQLAAENFSLPNGYSMEIGGESGARDDAVTDLLSSVGIIVVLLITTVVMSFNSFRISSIIFISAFMSAGLGLFCVWLFNYPFGFTVIIGLMGLAGLAINSAIVIVAELKADSDAIQGNIDAIIHGVTSCTRHISSTTITTVGGFLPLIIAGGGFWPPFAIAIAGGTVLATMLSFYLVPAMFYLMSRRNAFEQTAADRR from the coding sequence ATGATTGAGATGTTAGTGCGCAACGGCCGCATGCTGTCCTTGTTGGTCGCTATTGTTTTAGTATCAGGCTTAGCCTCACTGAGTATGTTGCCTCGCACCGAAGATCCTAGCTTGGAGAATCGCTTTGCCGTTGTCATCACCAGCTATCCAGGAGCGAGTGCTGAACGCGTTGAGTCGTTGGTTACCGAAAAAATTGAGCAACGTCTGCGTCGTATCGCCGAAATCGATTACATCGAGTCCACTTCAAGGCCTGAAATTTCCGTATTACGCGTCAAACTAAAAGGCTCAGTTGCCAAAGGTGAGCCGATATTTTCGTTGATCCGCGATCAATTAGCCGATGTTGAAAATCAGCTTCCGGCTGAGGCCAGTAAGCCAACCCTTGATGAAGAACGAACTTTTGCTTATACCCAATTAGTTGCGCTAAATTGGCTAGCAAGTGACCAGCCCGATATGCTCTTACTCGGTCGCTACGCAGAAGAGCTCAAGTCGATGTTGTTGCTGGTTAGAAACACCGATATCGTGCAAATTCACGGTAAAAACCAAGAACAAATACAGGTTGAATTGAACCAATATCAAGCGGCGCTTGCTGGTATTTCCACTGATCACGTGGTACAAGCCATTAGACAGGCCGACGTAAAAGTTCCCGCTGGTACCCTCGTTAATCCCGCGAATCAAATGCAAATCGAATTAACGGGTGCATTAACCTCGGTTGATCGTATTCGCAATGTGCCTATTCGCTCCAATGGTACATCACCGTTGCTGGTAGGCGATGTTGCCACGGTAAAAAGAACCTTGGCACAACCATTGACAAAACTTGCCATTGTTAATGGCAAGCCAGCTATCGTTATTGCCACGCGAATGCTCAAAGGCGTACGTGTTGATAAATGGAGTGAGCAAGTCGAGCAACAGCTTGCAGCATTTAAACAAAGCCTCCCCAATAGCATTTCATTGGACGTACTGTTTAGCCAAAATGACTACACCCACACACGCTTAAGCGAGCTAATTGACAATATATTTATTGGTTTTGCGTTAATCGCTGTTGTATTACTGGTTACATTGGGCTTACGCGCCGCAACCATCGTTACCGTATCGCTGCCACTTACTGTGCTTTTTACCCTGTCGGTGATGAACTTTACCGGCCTACCAATTCATCAAATGTCGGTAACGGGGTTGGTGGTTGCCCTTGGCATTATGGTCGATAATGCGATCGTTATGACAGATACTGTGCTACAGAAGAAGAAACACGGCATTAACGGTTTGCAAGCGGTTATTGAGTCAGTTCGTCATCTTTGGATGCCATTGCTTGGTTCAACCCTCACCACAATCCTTGCTTTTATGCCAATTGCCTTAATGCCAGGTGATGCGGGAGAATTTATTAGTGGTATTGCATTAAGTGTGATCTTTGCCTTAATCGGTTCTTACCTAATTTCTCATACCATCGTTGCCGGTCTATCTGGTCGTTTTTTAAAGGTAAGCAGTGACAAGCGTGTGCCCCAATGGCTCTCACAAGGCATTCATTTGCCAGCTCTACATAAACAGTTCCATCGCAGCCTGTTATTCGCATTAACCAACCCCAAGCGTACGATAGCTTTGGTACTGTTATTACCACTGTGTGGTTTTTGGCTAGCTGGCACATTAGATGAGCAGTTCTTTCCGCCATCCGATCGCGATATGTTTCATATTGAAGTGTATTTATCCCCGCAAAGCTCACTGCGTGCAACGCAGCAGCTTACCGAGCAAATCAGCGCTGACTTGCAGCAATACTCTAACATTGATCATGTGCGCTGGTTCATTGGCGAAAGTGCACCGTCATTTTATTACAATTTGATTGCCGCCAAAGACCGCATGCAAAACTATGCGCAAGCGATGATCACCGCCAATGACTTTGTCGCGGCTAACCAACTTATTCCTGAATTACAGTTAGCGCTAGATAAGCATTATCCGCAGGCCAAAATTTTGGTACGCAAGTTAGAACAAGGGCCGCCATTTAATGCCCCTATCGAAATTCGTTTATTTGGGCCAAATCTCGACACCTTAAAAACGCTCGGTGACGACTTACGCCGCGTATTTAACCAAACCGACGATGTCATTCACAGCCGCGCCACATTACTCGCTGGCACCCCTAAAGTTTGGTTACGCACTGACGAAGCGACCCTCAATAACCAAGGGCTGACACTAAGCGATGTTGCAAGGCAATTACAAACTGGCTTAGATGGCGCCGTCGCAGGTTCGGTTATCGAGTCCACCGAATCCATTCCGGTTGTGGTATCACGACCGCGAACCGCAACACAAGACGTCAGTGATTTATATGCGTTTCCGATAATGAACGCCGAGCAAGCAGGGTTTATCCCCCTGTCAGCCGTATCAGGAGTTAGTATTGAGCCTTCACGCGGAGCGATCCCGCATCGAAATGGCCGCCGCGTTAACGTTATCGAAGGTTATTTACGCGCTGGTGTACTGCCATCGGTTGCACTAAATAAAATCAAGCAACAGTTAGCGGCAGAAAACTTTAGCTTACCTAACGGCTACAGTATGGAAATTGGTGGCGAGTCAGGGGCTCGTGACGATGCCGTGACAGACTTACTAAGCAGTGTTGGTATTATTGTGGTGTTATTGATCACGACCGTGGTGATGTCATTTAATTCGTTTCGTATTTCCAGTATTATTTTTATCTCGGCATTTATGTCGGCCGGATTAGGTTTATTTTGTGTTTGGTTATTTAATTACCCATTTGGCTTTACCGTGATCATTGGCCTTATGGGACTTGCAGGTCTGGCGATTAACTCAGCGATAGTTATTGTCGCCGAGTTAAAAGCCGATAGCGATGCCATACAAGGTAATATTGATGCGATAATTCACGGCGTAACCAGCTGTACACGTCACATTAGCTCAACGACGATAACCACCGTTGGTGGCTTTTTACCACTTATTATTGCTGGCGGTGGTTTTTGGCCACCGTTTGCCATTGCTATTGCTGGCGGCACCGTATTAGCCACAATGCTGTCGTTTTATTTGGTACCAGCGATGTTTTACTTGATGAGCAGACGCAATGCCTTTGAACAAACGGCCGCAGATAGACGCTAG
- a CDS encoding MAPEG family protein, with translation MITLIWCLIIAALLPYFAKVPVAMAMNKSGGYDNNHPREQQANLTGFGARALAAHQNAFESLIVFATAILLAIATNTTNETVQLLAMIHIVARVAYNALYLLNIGTLRSIVWAVAIVCSFAIMWQCIPS, from the coding sequence GTGATCACATTAATTTGGTGCCTAATTATTGCCGCATTGCTGCCCTATTTTGCTAAAGTCCCGGTGGCAATGGCCATGAATAAGTCTGGCGGTTACGATAATAATCACCCAAGAGAGCAACAAGCGAACTTAACAGGCTTTGGTGCTCGCGCTTTAGCTGCCCATCAAAACGCCTTCGAATCCCTGATCGTTTTTGCTACGGCGATATTGTTAGCGATAGCAACCAATACAACCAACGAAACCGTTCAGCTGTTGGCTATGATACATATAGTTGCAAGAGTGGCCTATAACGCACTTTATTTACTGAATATCGGTACCTTGCGCTCTATTGTGTGGGCTGTGGCGATAGTTTGTTCATTCGCCATTATGTGGCAATGCATACCGAGCTAA
- a CDS encoding serine hydrolase domain-containing protein has translation MSEQRSFKSSLQISKYLQGTKLIIRNTILSLALTYSTASIADELNLDDIDAVFSNINANGPGCSVAITQNGKTVFDKGYGLSNLEYSTPITSDNRFLIGSTSKQFTAYAVALLVKEEKISLTDSLSKFFPQFPEYAKRILVSDLIHHTSGIRDMDHLTYLGGFGESIDYTDKDAMTFLTRQEALNFNPGEQYMYSNSNYYLLAKIVEIVTKQSFREFTTENIFKPLGMHHSHFNDNHTELIKLRSSGYWPSDKSYTLAFNTMDIVGASGLYTTNKDLQIWFSAFLEGISGSNNKNVFREMVKVGKYRNGESLHYAFGLEVDSFNGMQRVHHGGGDAGYRAMSMIFPEKKTAFGILCNDGYVNTKNLAQELSNVIFEVQGEDTLRKEQNKKIVTSQVTNFLGDYWSDELKQKISLTKDNDSIFYQVNNRNKSEVYGHGESTNSFNIYSSDGIQAQLTLNPNSTITVMTMRHGLKKLTEYEKVSEGDFSLPSDYTGKYYSRELDSHYKLTATNNGLILNMAGSAPHELAAIKKGVFSDKYGQIVITIDSTKGFLLSSTRAKNIAFEKVET, from the coding sequence ATGAGCGAACAACGGTCGTTCAAATCTTCTCTTCAAATATCAAAATATCTTCAAGGAACGAAATTGATTATCCGAAACACCATATTAAGTTTGGCTTTAACTTACTCTACAGCTTCGATCGCTGATGAATTAAATTTAGATGATATAGATGCTGTTTTCTCCAATATTAACGCGAACGGCCCAGGCTGTTCAGTAGCAATCACTCAAAATGGAAAGACTGTTTTTGATAAAGGATATGGGTTATCAAATCTGGAATACTCCACGCCTATCACAAGTGATAATCGCTTCTTAATTGGATCCACGTCGAAACAATTCACGGCATACGCCGTAGCTCTGTTAGTTAAAGAAGAAAAAATAAGTCTTACAGACTCTTTATCTAAGTTTTTCCCTCAATTTCCAGAATATGCGAAAAGAATATTGGTATCTGACTTAATTCACCATACAAGTGGTATTCGAGATATGGATCATCTGACTTATTTGGGGGGATTTGGAGAAAGTATCGATTACACGGATAAGGATGCAATGACATTTTTAACTAGGCAAGAAGCGCTTAACTTCAACCCTGGGGAACAATACATGTATTCGAACTCAAATTACTATCTTTTAGCCAAAATAGTAGAAATCGTAACTAAGCAAAGCTTTAGGGAATTTACGACGGAAAATATATTTAAACCGCTTGGAATGCATCATTCTCATTTTAATGATAATCATACTGAACTCATTAAACTGCGTTCAAGCGGATATTGGCCTTCCGACAAGAGCTACACATTGGCTTTTAACACTATGGATATAGTTGGCGCAAGTGGTTTATATACCACTAATAAAGACTTACAAATTTGGTTTTCTGCGTTCCTGGAAGGTATATCAGGATCTAATAATAAAAATGTTTTTCGAGAGATGGTCAAAGTTGGGAAATATCGAAATGGCGAGAGTCTACATTATGCTTTCGGATTAGAAGTAGATAGTTTTAATGGAATGCAAAGAGTTCATCATGGAGGTGGAGATGCTGGTTATCGAGCTATGAGCATGATCTTCCCTGAGAAAAAAACTGCATTTGGAATTCTTTGTAATGATGGATATGTAAATACCAAGAATTTAGCGCAAGAACTCTCGAATGTGATATTTGAAGTTCAGGGCGAAGATACGCTGCGTAAGGAACAAAATAAAAAAATTGTCACCTCACAGGTAACTAATTTTCTAGGAGATTATTGGAGTGACGAGCTAAAGCAAAAGATTTCCTTAACCAAGGATAATGATTCTATTTTTTATCAGGTTAATAATCGAAATAAGTCTGAGGTTTATGGTCATGGGGAATCAACTAACTCATTCAATATTTATTCTTCTGACGGAATTCAAGCGCAATTAACATTAAACCCTAATTCTACGATTACAGTCATGACGATGCGTCATGGTCTTAAGAAATTGACAGAATATGAGAAAGTTAGCGAAGGGGATTTTAGCTTACCATCAGATTATACGGGGAAGTATTACTCACGAGAGTTGGACAGTCACTATAAACTAACAGCGACTAATAACGGATTAATTCTAAACATGGCTGGAAGTGCACCTCATGAATTAGCTGCAATTAAAAAAGGTGTATTTTCTGATAAGTATGGTCAGATAGTAATAACCATTGACTCTACCAAAGGCTTTTTATTGAGTTCGACCAGAGCTAAAAATATAGCGTTTGAAAAAGTCGAAACTTAA
- a CDS encoding PEP-CTERM sorting domain-containing protein: MQNIIIKSILISTLLMVSTVSKAGVIKFDDWFDSSGSATAGLTQSTFNSSLFFAVAKDIDFSVGDTYEITEGWRIATFSDYVSLWQGAGSPITDYNHFHRNGWSNYTSSTGSENHFYFAFQDMFDDNLTNKVAHAGNGPQHTATGNWAMPGGNNETWGTLLATTSAQNFAGIVVIQEGTQAWGTSVNVPEPSSLAIFALGIFCLVSRRFKKQF; this comes from the coding sequence ATGCAAAATATTATAATTAAAAGCATATTGATAAGTACCTTACTTATGGTGAGCACTGTCAGTAAAGCAGGAGTAATCAAGTTTGATGATTGGTTTGACTCAAGTGGAAGTGCTACAGCAGGTTTAACTCAGTCCACATTCAATAGTTCTTTATTTTTCGCTGTAGCCAAGGATATCGACTTTTCCGTCGGAGATACTTATGAAATCACTGAAGGTTGGAGAATTGCTACATTCAGCGATTACGTCTCATTATGGCAGGGCGCAGGTTCACCAATCACCGACTACAACCACTTCCATAGAAATGGATGGAGTAACTACACGTCAAGCACTGGTTCAGAAAATCATTTTTACTTTGCGTTTCAGGATATGTTTGACGACAATCTAACAAACAAAGTAGCCCACGCAGGAAATGGACCACAGCACACGGCAACTGGTAACTGGGCGATGCCTGGCGGCAATAACGAAACTTGGGGTACACTTTTGGCCACTACAAGTGCGCAAAACTTTGCAGGTATAGTTGTTATTCAAGAAGGGACGCAAGCGTGGGGAACAAGTGTTAATGTGCCTGAGCCATCTTCACTTGCCATTTTTGCATTAGGAATATTTTGTTTAGTGTCACGTAGATTTAAAAAACAATTTTGA
- a CDS encoding GNAT family N-acetyltransferase produces MRVTDVSHPKENDFEVLKNGLNEYNHQFTGPLYRKKISSFVKDENNQTVGGILGEIKWGWLYIEGLWVSDCARSKGLGSELLDKLESFAISNGITNFRLETTSFQVLDFYKKQGYVQFGQLPDMPPTFTSYFLKKQIDSEISNQL; encoded by the coding sequence ATGAGAGTAACGGACGTTTCTCACCCTAAAGAAAACGATTTTGAAGTTCTGAAAAACGGTTTGAATGAATATAACCACCAATTCACGGGCCCTCTTTACCGCAAAAAAATCTCTTCGTTCGTCAAAGATGAAAACAATCAAACCGTTGGTGGTATTCTTGGCGAAATTAAATGGGGGTGGTTATACATTGAAGGGCTTTGGGTTTCTGATTGCGCGCGCTCAAAAGGCTTAGGCTCAGAGTTACTCGACAAACTTGAGAGCTTCGCTATTTCCAATGGTATAACTAACTTTCGCTTGGAAACTACATCCTTTCAAGTCTTAGATTTCTATAAAAAACAAGGTTATGTACAATTTGGTCAATTGCCAGATATGCCACCAACATTTACGAGTTATTTCTTAAAGAAGCAAATCGATAGTGAAATATCAAATCAACTCTAG
- a CDS encoding esterase encodes MKHALFVILLSISIPCLAVDIAALNPLETIEIKPEGFKSAIKYNITLPHKYAEDVNKNYFVLFDMHPRSQPFISGMHDWLSHNGEWPWLKTIVVTPADYNAEFAGVFEDLVANPSNQRILDILQQGILKKVDEKYRTNGYRIFNGFMSNGALGLYTLLNRPSMFDAYLIASPTLNNDFARVLSDAPTKLGAQYDGMKFLYMAIGNHNYEKAHIESFKQFENYLAKQTNPQLTWQSNNSENHYYMSRPVVTLLNGIEALFDDIHHDLAADSEVSQRGVDAIITYYDKLSKHKYGFEISAEGSLKSLAKSKVAQNPSEALEIYTKVTELYPDSAYAHASLAKALADQGDVKKAIHVQSIALEKSKSMGQWHQDKHQQFLDEFKNMMKH; translated from the coding sequence ATGAAACACGCTTTGTTTGTGATATTACTCTCAATATCGATACCATGTTTGGCAGTTGATATTGCTGCTCTCAACCCGTTAGAGACGATTGAAATAAAACCTGAAGGGTTTAAATCTGCTATAAAATACAACATCACTCTTCCCCACAAATATGCGGAAGATGTAAACAAAAACTACTTTGTACTTTTTGATATGCACCCTAGAAGTCAGCCGTTTATTAGTGGTATGCATGATTGGTTGAGCCACAACGGTGAATGGCCTTGGTTAAAAACTATAGTAGTGACTCCTGCCGATTATAACGCTGAATTTGCTGGCGTATTTGAAGATTTAGTCGCTAACCCTAGTAATCAACGTATTTTAGACATTCTTCAGCAAGGAATATTGAAAAAAGTAGATGAAAAATACCGAACCAACGGGTACAGAATATTCAATGGTTTTATGAGCAATGGTGCGCTTGGTCTATATACCCTTTTAAATAGACCCAGTATGTTTGACGCCTACCTAATTGCAAGCCCAACACTCAACAACGACTTTGCTCGTGTTTTAAGTGACGCTCCAACTAAACTAGGAGCACAATACGATGGTATGAAATTTCTTTACATGGCAATTGGTAACCATAATTATGAGAAAGCCCATATCGAGTCATTTAAGCAATTTGAGAATTACTTAGCTAAGCAAACTAACCCCCAGTTAACGTGGCAGTCTAATAATAGCGAAAACCATTATTATATGTCTCGACCTGTAGTAACCCTACTAAATGGTATTGAAGCCTTATTTGACGATATACATCACGATTTAGCTGCTGACTCAGAAGTCTCTCAACGTGGCGTTGATGCGATCATTACATACTACGACAAGCTGTCAAAGCATAAATATGGTTTTGAAATATCAGCAGAAGGCTCATTAAAGTCTCTTGCTAAGTCAAAAGTTGCCCAAAACCCAAGTGAAGCTCTTGAGATATATACTAAGGTGACTGAACTTTACCCTGATTCAGCATATGCACACGCCTCATTAGCTAAAGCTCTTGCAGATCAAGGTGACGTAAAAAAAGCAATTCATGTTCAATCGATAGCGTTAGAAAAGTCCAAATCTATGGGTCAATGGCATCAAGATAAACACCAACAATTCCTTGATGAGTTTAAAAACATGATGAAACACTAA
- a CDS encoding FAD-dependent oxidoreductase, protein MNKYSDCLIIGGGMIGGATALALAELGLKVAVVEKVSPLAFEPSQRFDLRVSAISLASEQLLNDLGAWQAVPSARACIYRRLGVWEDDLSYAEFNCAEINTDHLGHIVENRLIQLALWLQMQLHPNIELLCPQSLLSFQQRDDGVLAQLDGMIIKTNLLIAADGANSRVRQLAGIGITGWDYQQSAMLINVQTELEQQDITWQKFEPTGPLAYLPMPGNNASLVWYQQKAEIKRLSALSNEQLRQEIATQFPKRLGNVRVVDKGAFPLTRRHANQYVKGQVVLLGDAAHTINPLAGQGVNLGFKDVKALQMVIAKAIGNGQKYFSPEVLARYEKKRRHDNLMMMSGMDAIYQMFSNASLPAKLLRNAGLFIANRAGGVKQKALKYACGLE, encoded by the coding sequence ATGAATAAATACAGTGACTGCTTAATTATTGGTGGAGGTATGATTGGTGGAGCAACGGCACTGGCGTTAGCTGAGCTTGGTTTGAAAGTGGCGGTTGTTGAAAAGGTTTCACCATTAGCTTTTGAGCCATCACAGCGATTTGATTTGCGAGTGTCTGCAATTTCTTTGGCATCAGAGCAACTCCTAAATGATTTAGGTGCATGGCAAGCGGTTCCAAGTGCCAGGGCGTGTATCTATCGACGCTTAGGGGTATGGGAAGATGATTTATCATATGCTGAATTTAATTGCGCTGAAATCAACACCGACCATTTAGGGCACATTGTTGAAAACAGGCTGATTCAATTAGCGCTTTGGCTACAAATGCAGCTACATCCCAACATAGAGTTATTGTGCCCCCAGAGTTTGCTGAGCTTTCAACAGCGCGATGATGGTGTGTTAGCGCAGCTCGATGGCATGATCATTAAAACCAACTTATTGATTGCCGCCGATGGCGCTAACTCTCGAGTTAGGCAGTTAGCAGGTATCGGTATTACGGGCTGGGATTATCAGCAAAGCGCGATGTTGATTAATGTACAAACTGAGCTTGAGCAACAAGATATTACTTGGCAAAAATTTGAGCCAACTGGACCGTTAGCGTATTTACCTATGCCTGGTAACAACGCCTCATTGGTGTGGTATCAACAAAAAGCGGAAATCAAACGTCTATCTGCGCTTTCGAATGAGCAATTAAGGCAAGAGATCGCAACACAGTTTCCTAAACGGTTAGGTAACGTTCGTGTTGTCGATAAAGGCGCCTTTCCGTTAACAAGACGCCACGCGAATCAGTACGTGAAAGGGCAGGTAGTGCTACTGGGTGATGCGGCGCATACCATTAACCCATTAGCTGGGCAGGGTGTGAACCTTGGCTTTAAAGATGTTAAAGCACTGCAAATGGTCATAGCTAAAGCGATTGGTAATGGCCAAAAGTACTTTAGCCCAGAGGTGTTAGCTCGATATGAAAAAAAACGACGTCACGATAACCTAATGATGATGTCCGGCATGGATGCCATTTATCAGATGTTTTCTAATGCCTCCTTGCCGGCAAAATTATTGCGCAATGCTGGTTTGTTTATCGCCAACCGTGCAGGGGGGGTAAAACAAAAAGCGCTTAAATACGCATGTGGCTTGGAATGA
- a CDS encoding iron-containing alcohol dehydrogenase: protein MPIALLQYLYRLNAIALKYAARMLNIPKPLLFTGTQAIDDLLLFMSSSGSKRPLIVTDNALLDLGTIEPIQAYFKQHNIAYDIFSDIQPDPDERVIIAGVNALRTAGNDTVLAIGGGSVLDTAKMIAGLAHKASLQEKHIRRRQGLLKLWRKSVPLYVIPTTAGTGSEATMAAIITNAENNQKYPVISPIITADAAAVCGNIMTGLPAHMTAATGMDALTHAIEAYTSKNASSETNRYALAAVRLIFNNLKDCYNQGDNVQARQQMALASTYAGLAFNKAGVGYVHAIAHQLGARYHIAHGLANAMVLVAIMKLNQPACERQFAELATAIGIQASNPQAASFAFIDAVTMLCHNLAIPQHVEPLQIDDCPVIAKAALKEAHFLYAVPVYIDEEQCVEILQQLIKPRYNS, encoded by the coding sequence ATGCCGATTGCGTTACTCCAATATCTATACCGACTTAATGCGATAGCGCTTAAATACGCCGCAAGAATGTTGAACATTCCGAAACCATTATTATTTACAGGAACACAAGCCATCGATGACTTGTTGTTATTTATGAGCAGTAGCGGTAGCAAAAGACCATTAATTGTCACTGACAATGCACTGCTCGATTTAGGCACCATCGAGCCGATACAGGCGTATTTTAAGCAACACAACATCGCATATGATATTTTTTCCGATATACAACCCGACCCCGATGAGCGGGTCATTATTGCCGGTGTTAACGCCTTAAGAACGGCTGGAAATGATACGGTGCTGGCCATTGGGGGCGGTTCGGTTCTTGATACCGCGAAAATGATCGCCGGTTTAGCCCATAAAGCCTCACTGCAAGAAAAACACATACGACGTCGTCAGGGACTACTTAAATTATGGCGTAAAAGTGTGCCGCTTTATGTTATCCCCACAACGGCAGGCACCGGCTCTGAAGCCACCATGGCGGCTATCATTACCAACGCAGAGAATAATCAAAAATATCCTGTGATAAGCCCTATTATTACCGCGGATGCCGCAGCAGTATGTGGCAATATCATGACAGGTTTACCCGCTCACATGACAGCAGCAACGGGTATGGATGCGCTAACGCACGCCATTGAGGCATATACATCGAAAAACGCCAGCTCAGAGACCAACCGCTACGCGCTTGCTGCCGTGCGACTTATTTTCAATAACCTCAAAGATTGCTATAACCAAGGCGACAACGTTCAAGCACGACAACAAATGGCACTGGCGTCAACGTACGCTGGGCTTGCGTTCAATAAAGCCGGGGTTGGTTACGTGCACGCCATCGCTCATCAACTAGGTGCGCGTTATCATATTGCCCACGGGCTTGCCAATGCCATGGTATTGGTTGCCATTATGAAGCTCAATCAACCGGCATGCGAACGTCAATTTGCTGAGCTTGCAACAGCAATCGGGATCCAAGCGAGTAACCCGCAAGCAGCAAGCTTTGCTTTTATCGACGCAGTCACAATGCTGTGCCACAACTTAGCGATCCCGCAGCACGTTGAGCCATTGCAAATAGATGACTGCCCAGTGATAGCAAAGGCTGCGCTTAAAGAAGCACATTTTCTTTATGCGGTACCTGTTTATATCGATGAAGAACAATGCGTTGAGATCCTACAACAACTGATTAAGCCTCGATACAACTCGTAA